The proteins below come from a single Jaculus jaculus isolate mJacJac1 chromosome X, mJacJac1.mat.Y.cur, whole genome shotgun sequence genomic window:
- the Usp26 gene encoding ubiquitin carboxyl-terminal hydrolase 26: MATLLVQGIVQIWNGKTGMSKTQSSFIEAVVGNKEIKMVLYLDTGKIKSLQLYNNVKDVIRRTNEDQNYLHLTFQNNDFLFIEKLSTPDAKQLKVFLDRVCKHKIKPSIRYVKGTDGVSSTTTQETFQNTSVNKVSEEASGGSFEAARKSRVKWNEIQKSLFLCPQKVLQGFPNVGNTCYINVVLQSLCSVPLFINDLFNQGFPWVKLPSDKFNMYLMQLLVLKDVYNVKMKEKLLINIKRALSAHGEIFAIDRQNDAHEFLSLCLVQLKETIEKLNSIWDISREFGGNNSFQQTLMDCAQTETLACPVSSNFDFELLSSIFCKACGTIVLKAEPSSYLSVNLPQGMKSQTLSVQSCLDLFFRAEEIEHTCEKCKHSRSIVVQKFSRLPRVLIVHLKRYTFNESLEVTKDEQSVIVSKYLKLSCHCGKNTKPPHPLTKNGLVKDTELVTSLYETKAETISSPLTSSSKSETFQGVHMGLNNESDPQNLERLPKRSRGQQPTELDKHSILNVGDSEPTDEDNGIFTKLKKFEEMDTFVMSSFESFKYKMSQTQETFQVPQNAQTCEEKKNHRGSLAQILLQTLPESNDWGQTKNFRSQSTELNPKNVKLHPQCSQQSHKTTENKPVFDQRRKSKAKEPKTSALTEGNQQIYRLIDVISHLGSSPHGGHYINDAYDFRKKLWFNFSDLEVSSIREDHMQKARLSTGYVFFYMYNEFFEKLLLQEKNSKPDSTS; encoded by the exons ATGGCTACCCTATTGGTTCAGGGCATTGTTCAAATATGGAATGGGAAGACCGGGATGTCGAAAACACAGAGTTCATTCATTGAAGCAGTGGTAGGGAACAAGGAAATTAAAATGGTGCTCTATTTGGACACTGGAAAAATCAAAAGTTTACAGCTGTATAATAATGTTAAAGATGTGATCCGTAGAACCAATGAAGACCAAAACTACCTCCATTTAACTTTCCAAAATAATGATTTCTTGTTTATTGAAAAATTATCCACCCCAGACGCCAAGCAGTTGAAGGTATTCCTAGACCGGGTCTGTAAACATAAGATTAAACCATCTATAAGATATGTTAAGGGTACAGATGGTGTTTCCTCTACGACCACACAGGAAACGTTTCAGAACACTTCAGTGAACAAAGTCAGCGAGGAAGCAAGCGGTGGAAGCTTTGAGGCAGCCAGAAAAA GTAGGGTAAAATGGAATGAGATTCAGAAGTCTCTTTTCTTGTGCCCACAGAAAGTATTGCAAGGTTTCCCCAATGTGGGAAACACCTGTTACATAAACGTAGTTTTACAGTCTTTATGTTCAGTTCCACTGTTTATTAATGATTTATTCAATCAGGGTTTCCCATGGGTTAAGCTGCCAAGTGATAAGTTTAACATGTATCTGATGCAACTGCTAGTTTTGAAAGATGTTTACAATgtgaaaatgaaggaaaagttACTTATTAATATAAAAAGAGCTCTTTCAGCTCATGGGGAGATATTTGCTATTGATAGACAGAATGATGCTCATGAGTTTTTAAGTCTCTGTTTAGTTCAGTTGAAGGAGACCATAGAAAAATTAAACTCTATCTGGGACATAAGCCGTGAATTTGGGGGAAATAATTCATTTCAACAGACCCTCATGGATTGTGCTCAGACTGAAACGCTTGCTTGTCCAGTCAGCAGTAATTTTGACTTTGAGCTGTTGAGCTCTATCTTCTGTAAAGCTTGTGGCACCATTGTTCTAAAGGCAGAACCAAGCAGTTACCTCTCAGTCAACCTTCCCCAAGGAATGAAATCACAGACTTTGTCTGTTCAGTCCTGTCTGGATCTTTTCTTTAGAGCAGAAGAGATTGAGCATACATGTGAGAAGTGCAAGCACAGTAGGTCCATTGTAGTGCAGAAGTTCAGTAGGCTACCCAGGGTCCTTATTGTTCATCTGAAGCGCTATACCTTTAATGAGTCCCTGGAAGTGACAAAGGATGAGCAAAGTGTTATTGTTTCCAAATATTTGAAGTTATCTTGTCACTGTGGTAAGAACACCAAACCACCTCATCCCCTTACTAAGAATGGACTGGTGAAAGATACTGAGTTAGTAACATCCCTTTATGAAACGAAGGCTGAAACCATCAGCTCACCATTAACTTCATCGTCAAAATCAGAGACTTTCCAAGGTGTGCATATGGGATTAAACAATGAATCAGACCCACAGAACTTGGAGAGACTCCCTAAAAGATCAAGAGGACAGCAACCAACAGAACTTGATAAACATTCTATACTAAATGTTGGTGACTCTGAACCGACAGATGAAGACAATGGGATTTTTACAAAactaaagaaatttgaagaaatggATACATTTGTAATGTCAAGTTTTGAAAGTTTTAAGTATAAAATgtcccaaactcaagaaacattcCAAGTACCCCAAAATGCTCAGACGTgtgaagagaagaaaaatcatAGAGGGTCTCTGGCACAAATTCTCCTTCAAACTCTTCCAGAGTCAAATGACTGGGGCCAGACAAAGAATTTCAGAAGCCAATCTACAGAATTAAATCCCAAGAATGTTAAGCTGCATCCCCAGTGTTCACAGCAATCCCATAAGACTACTGAAAACAAACCTGTTTTTGATCAGAGGAGAAAGTCAAAAGCTAAGGAACcaaaaacaagtgccttaacggaGGGCAATCAGCAAATCTATCGTCTCATTGATGTTATAAGCCATCTTGGGAGTAGTCCCCACGGAGGCCACTACATCAATGATGCCTATGACTTTAGGAAGAAGCTGTGGTTCAATTTCAGTGATCTAGAGGTATCAAGTATCAGGGAGGACCATATGCAGAAGGCTAGACTTTCCACTGGGTATGTCTTCTTTTACATGTATAATGAGTTCTTTGAAAAGCTGTTATTACAGGAAAAGAACTCCAAACCTGATAGCACGTCTTAG